In one Leptospira mayottensis 200901116 genomic region, the following are encoded:
- the hemN gene encoding oxygen-independent coproporphyrinogen III oxidase, which produces MTVEKELIAKYDIPAPRYTSYPTVPYWSENPTTEEWLNKVRNRIRSENSSLSLYLHIPFCETLCSFCGCNTSITKNHSVEDPYVETILSEYSSYLREVPEISQRELKEIHLGGGTPTYLSEKNLDVLLRFILERMNISSMPEFSLEVDPRRTRDTQLKILHDFGFRRISLGVQDFDPEVQRLVNRTQPFEMTERITELSRKLGYTSVNFDLIYGLPKQNLENMKRTVEKTLELRPDRIAFYSYAHVPWLKAAQRLFTESDLPSGPEKRELYEVSREMFLKAGYLEIGMDHFALESDSLSQAAKNGNLHRNFMGYTSKTTDLLLGLGVSAISDSWDCFHQNEKIVKKYQKRIRGEGFATLRGHKLDEEDLIQRSLILQLSTTGTVIVPKQILQDVKLYLASMEDDTLIRWEGNLLSLTEKGRPFLRNVCTGLDLRLRRKSPELRVFSRSI; this is translated from the coding sequence ATGACAGTTGAAAAAGAACTGATTGCAAAATACGATATCCCGGCACCTCGATACACGAGTTATCCTACCGTACCTTATTGGTCCGAGAATCCGACTACAGAGGAATGGTTGAATAAGGTGAGAAATCGTATTCGTTCGGAAAATTCTTCTCTTTCCTTGTACTTGCATATTCCTTTTTGCGAAACCCTTTGTTCTTTTTGCGGATGCAATACTTCGATTACGAAAAATCATTCCGTAGAAGATCCTTATGTCGAAACCATTTTATCGGAATATTCTAGTTATCTAAGGGAAGTGCCCGAAATCTCTCAAAGGGAGTTAAAAGAGATCCATCTAGGCGGAGGAACTCCAACGTATCTTTCGGAAAAGAATTTGGACGTTCTTCTCCGTTTTATATTAGAAAGAATGAATATTTCTTCTATGCCGGAATTTTCACTTGAAGTGGATCCTCGTAGGACCAGAGATACACAGTTAAAAATTCTCCATGATTTCGGTTTTAGAAGAATCAGTTTGGGAGTGCAAGACTTCGATCCGGAAGTGCAAAGGTTAGTGAATCGTACACAACCTTTCGAAATGACGGAAAGGATCACGGAACTTTCCAGAAAATTGGGATACACATCCGTAAATTTCGATCTCATTTACGGGCTTCCGAAGCAAAATCTGGAAAATATGAAACGGACCGTTGAAAAAACTTTGGAATTGCGTCCGGATCGGATTGCATTCTACAGTTACGCGCATGTACCTTGGCTCAAGGCAGCACAAAGATTGTTTACGGAGTCGGATCTTCCTTCCGGTCCTGAAAAACGCGAATTGTATGAAGTTTCCAGAGAAATGTTTTTGAAAGCGGGTTATCTTGAGATCGGAATGGATCATTTCGCCTTGGAATCGGATTCTCTTTCCCAGGCGGCAAAAAATGGAAATTTACATCGGAACTTTATGGGCTATACTTCTAAAACGACGGATCTACTTTTGGGTCTCGGAGTTTCTGCAATTTCGGATAGTTGGGATTGTTTCCACCAAAACGAGAAAATCGTCAAAAAATATCAAAAACGTATCCGCGGAGAAGGGTTTGCCACGTTAAGGGGACATAAGCTTGACGAGGAAGATTTGATACAAAGATCGTTGATTTTGCAATTATCGACGACGGGAACGGTTATAGTACCGAAGCAAATTTTGCAGGATGTGAAGCTGTATTTGGCTTCTATGGAAGACGATACTTTAATTAGATGGGAAGGAAATCTTCTCTCTTTGACCGAAAAGGGTCGACCTTTTCTTCGGAACGTTTGCACTGGTTTGGATCTCAGATTACGGAGAAAAAGCCCGGAATTGAGGGTCTTTTCCAGGTCGATCTGA
- a CDS encoding LA_0442/LA_0875 N-terminal domain-containing protein, translated as MKLSLKKLFLTFVVFLIVVFSISAETVLLQEGGSYRGKVITQNQKTITIQTKEGKRVIPKREVLKVIYKDINEAEEEKVRNIEIQKLEEEKLSKQKDHELKKQQMEEERLRKEREEMEKNNPFPLPPSLPKEPEISRAGALARSAVLPGWGQWASGRKFAAILYPTLFLAAGYAVYENNRKYVVAKKEYENYGNPYTKSSLTIAALGIPNPDLPPVISDPVALHIYNQNFSPYQDKREAVDKAYKNLQTSIGVLAGVYLINLADAFLFGGQISSKVGISNGATKGLIFDYNPMANSGISNGGFTSAATLESKYTFGYRYQF; from the coding sequence TTGAAATTATCTTTGAAAAAACTTTTTTTAACCTTCGTTGTGTTCTTAATCGTCGTTTTTTCGATTTCAGCGGAAACCGTTCTTTTGCAAGAAGGCGGAAGTTATCGTGGTAAGGTGATCACTCAAAATCAAAAAACGATTACGATTCAAACTAAAGAAGGTAAGCGAGTTATTCCCAAACGGGAAGTTTTGAAGGTCATTTATAAAGATATCAATGAGGCGGAAGAAGAAAAGGTCCGTAACATCGAAATCCAAAAGTTGGAAGAAGAAAAACTTTCAAAACAAAAAGATCACGAATTGAAAAAACAGCAGATGGAAGAAGAGCGTCTTAGAAAAGAAAGAGAAGAAATGGAAAAAAATAACCCCTTCCCTCTCCCACCTTCTCTTCCCAAAGAACCCGAGATTTCCCGGGCCGGAGCGCTTGCAAGATCCGCGGTACTTCCGGGTTGGGGACAATGGGCGAGCGGAAGAAAATTTGCGGCGATTCTCTACCCTACTCTCTTTTTAGCGGCAGGTTATGCGGTTTATGAAAATAATCGCAAGTATGTAGTCGCCAAAAAAGAATATGAGAATTATGGAAACCCATATACGAAGAGTTCACTTACAATAGCCGCGTTAGGAATACCAAATCCGGATTTACCTCCAGTTATTTCCGATCCGGTTGCTCTTCATATTTACAATCAGAATTTTAGTCCCTATCAGGACAAGAGGGAAGCCGTGGATAAGGCCTATAAAAATCTTCAAACTAGCATTGGAGTGTTAGCCGGAGTTTATCTGATTAACTTGGCGGACGCTTTCCTCTTCGGCGGTCAAATTTCTTCCAAGGTTGGAATTTCAAACGGGGCGACCAAGGGGTTGATTTTCGATTACAATCCAATGGCTAATTCAGGAATCTCTAACGGTGGATTTACTTCCGCGGCGACTCTTGAATCCAAATACACGTTTGGATACCGGTATCAATTCTAG
- the hemG gene encoding protoporphyrinogen oxidase — translation MNTQPPDHIVVGTGFTGLLYATLAVLKGDSVLLYEKQNRSGGLIGSVPTPFGLVETAANGILNSYQLEEIASALNLDIISTRKNSKKRFIWKDGIPKRIPLSFLELLRLLYGALTIPAGIRQEESVYQWGVRVLGKGTVENLLEPGFAGVYAGNLKNMSAELVLRRWISSEESLLKNIRATIQKKKAEQKVPKQRRGTVSFRGGLGEFLNVMEAKITSSPNSRILYSEESPTLSSLRKKYPKAKIVLACGLESSLKLLSTSFPVFKRYEKICKTLGIVTVTRFGNRPLLGKKTGFGILFPPDSGIRARGVLLNSSIFPGRVSKGHYSETFIFGGALDVDVVKLKEDEIVSILEEDRKKITAQNDEPINHYVTIWKSALPVYDAALLEFNKELDRGLPQGIFVEGNFRYGIGLSSILERVWNIMRNGKEFSLKS, via the coding sequence GTGAATACACAACCGCCGGATCATATAGTCGTCGGAACAGGTTTTACAGGGCTTCTTTATGCTACTCTTGCCGTTTTAAAGGGAGATTCTGTTCTTCTTTATGAAAAACAGAATCGTTCCGGGGGATTGATTGGGTCTGTTCCGACTCCTTTCGGGCTCGTGGAAACGGCGGCAAACGGAATCTTAAATTCCTATCAACTTGAAGAAATCGCCTCCGCACTCAATTTGGATATTATATCCACAAGAAAGAATTCGAAAAAAAGATTTATCTGGAAAGACGGAATTCCGAAAAGAATTCCGCTGTCCTTTTTAGAACTCTTACGCCTGTTATATGGAGCTTTGACAATACCTGCTGGGATTCGACAGGAGGAATCGGTTTATCAATGGGGGGTTCGTGTTCTGGGAAAAGGTACCGTGGAAAATTTATTGGAACCGGGCTTTGCAGGAGTATATGCGGGAAATTTAAAGAACATGTCGGCCGAGCTTGTGCTGAGAAGATGGATTTCTTCGGAAGAATCGCTGTTAAAAAATATTCGGGCGACGATTCAAAAGAAAAAAGCGGAACAAAAAGTACCGAAACAAAGAAGAGGGACCGTAAGTTTTCGAGGCGGCTTGGGAGAATTCCTAAACGTGATGGAAGCAAAAATCACATCATCTCCGAATTCCAGGATATTGTACTCGGAAGAATCCCCTACTCTGAGTTCGCTTAGAAAAAAATATCCGAAAGCAAAAATCGTCCTCGCCTGCGGTTTGGAATCTTCTCTGAAATTATTATCCACAAGTTTTCCCGTTTTTAAAAGATACGAAAAAATTTGCAAAACTCTTGGAATTGTGACGGTCACTCGATTTGGCAATCGGCCACTGCTTGGTAAAAAAACTGGATTTGGAATTCTTTTCCCTCCGGATTCAGGTATACGAGCCCGGGGAGTTTTACTGAATTCCTCCATCTTTCCGGGAAGAGTTTCCAAAGGACATTATTCAGAGACGTTTATTTTTGGAGGAGCCTTAGACGTAGACGTCGTGAAACTCAAAGAAGATGAAATTGTATCCATCTTGGAAGAAGATCGAAAAAAGATTACGGCCCAAAACGACGAACCCATCAATCACTACGTTACGATCTGGAAATCTGCACTTCCGGTGTACGACGCTGCACTTCTTGAATTCAACAAAGAGCTGGATCGTGGTTTGCCGCAAGGGATTTTTGTGGAAGGAAATTTTCGGTACGGGATCGGTCTAAGTTCGATTTTAGAAAGGGTTTGGAATATTATGCGAAATGGAAAGGAATTTTCGCTTAAGAGTTGA
- the hemH gene encoding ferrochelatase has protein sequence MKNRILLINLGGPRDTSEIEKFLIDLFEDPLVFDLPLPEWIRKPLGKWVAKKRVPKVVQTYKSMGFGGGSPLVLETSKQATAIAKALEKITGEEWEGNITMTCGYPDIRKLNRDFLVPTKRNILFPLYPHFSRSTVLSTAKLVEQTTKFCPVSYEGWVAPFHSSQVYLESIRDLILDFFQDKLNRKDFLHSDSFQNVSNWETIDLIFSAHGIPIRLIEKGDQYREEINSNVENLKRLLYEKGFRGKCHTSFQSRVGPSKWTEPNTITMLEQLGKNGVKRVAVYPISFVSDHLETLEEIGEQLKKIAYKNGIVEYHRIPAPGIYPKFIEAMAKIGLESIQSPKNECICKKFGGYFPNLKSGECPINS, from the coding sequence CTGAAAAATAGAATCTTATTAATCAATCTAGGCGGTCCACGGGATACATCGGAAATCGAAAAATTTTTGATCGACCTTTTCGAAGACCCTCTTGTTTTCGATCTTCCTCTCCCTGAATGGATTAGAAAACCTCTAGGAAAATGGGTCGCAAAAAAAAGAGTCCCGAAAGTCGTTCAAACCTACAAGTCTATGGGATTTGGAGGTGGTTCCCCTCTTGTTTTAGAAACCTCTAAACAGGCGACCGCAATTGCCAAAGCCCTCGAAAAAATTACGGGAGAAGAATGGGAAGGCAACATTACGATGACCTGCGGTTATCCCGATATCAGAAAATTAAACCGAGATTTTCTCGTTCCTACAAAACGAAATATTCTATTTCCCTTATATCCGCACTTTTCCAGATCCACTGTTTTGAGCACGGCTAAACTTGTGGAACAAACGACAAAATTCTGCCCCGTGAGTTACGAAGGCTGGGTCGCACCATTCCATTCTTCACAAGTCTATTTGGAATCAATTCGAGATCTTATTTTGGACTTTTTTCAAGACAAACTCAACCGGAAGGACTTTTTACACTCCGATTCCTTCCAAAATGTATCGAATTGGGAAACTATCGACTTGATCTTCAGCGCTCACGGCATACCAATCCGTTTGATAGAAAAAGGGGATCAATACAGGGAAGAAATTAATTCCAACGTCGAAAATTTAAAACGACTTCTTTATGAAAAAGGATTTCGAGGAAAATGTCATACTTCCTTTCAAAGTAGAGTAGGGCCTTCGAAATGGACGGAGCCAAACACGATTACGATGCTTGAACAATTAGGAAAGAACGGAGTCAAAAGAGTCGCCGTATATCCGATCAGTTTCGTAAGCGATCATTTGGAAACCTTGGAAGAGATTGGAGAGCAACTCAAAAAAATCGCCTATAAAAACGGAATTGTCGAATATCATCGAATCCCGGCTCCCGGAATTTATCCGAAATTCATCGAAGCAATGGCAAAAATCGGATTGGAATCCATTCAATCCCCGAAGAATGAATGTATCTGTAAAAAGTTCGGGGGATACTTTCCGAATTTAAAATCGGGAGAATGTCCGATCAACTCTTAA
- a CDS encoding putative porin gives MKIQKHILKISLILITPLLQIGSIYAQASLPISEESPKTFQEKEKQSTAEETFLKKLLQQSSLTILAGRNGGDNIFETGTKYPNLSGLRGGSRITYARDFNYGGLGFTLRWQKWEADLNLKTTGRYVNAGEGRDEDFFLGDPTIERGTKISTRELSYYDTPYTFIGSRNFADGKGRLSMIQNRQSLILRRYFGDSDSDFRKEGKGIYLTGGFQYTFMKYVLYDVFQFFDSNPIFLNRIGLGLSLSYSTYEFPLGLGYRYSNKEWLFETSLSGIFWTGHFRDFHYQRSLNFIGDLSGFGIDFNLGVGKIFGNYLAFLKLNEHRLFGDGHFSTKGGLNNNDILSQYFGHYKNYMNLKEWNVELSLTGFLY, from the coding sequence ATGAAAATACAAAAACATATACTCAAAATTTCCTTAATTCTTATCACCCCCCTTTTACAGATCGGTTCGATCTACGCACAGGCATCCCTCCCAATCTCTGAAGAGTCCCCGAAGACATTTCAGGAAAAAGAAAAGCAGAGCACAGCAGAGGAAACATTTTTAAAAAAATTGCTCCAACAATCTTCCCTTACGATACTCGCGGGCCGAAACGGCGGGGATAATATTTTTGAAACCGGCACCAAATACCCGAACCTTTCCGGCCTACGAGGAGGTTCAAGAATCACATATGCAAGGGATTTTAACTATGGCGGACTTGGATTTACTCTTCGCTGGCAAAAATGGGAGGCCGATCTAAACCTAAAAACCACAGGACGTTATGTAAATGCGGGGGAGGGGAGAGACGAGGATTTTTTCCTAGGCGATCCCACGATCGAAAGAGGAACCAAAATATCAACCAGAGAACTTTCATACTACGATACTCCTTATACATTCATTGGATCCCGCAATTTTGCAGACGGAAAAGGCCGACTATCGATGATACAAAACAGGCAATCTCTCATTTTGAGAAGATACTTTGGGGACAGTGATTCGGACTTTCGAAAAGAAGGGAAGGGGATTTATCTCACGGGTGGTTTTCAGTATACGTTTATGAAATATGTTCTCTACGACGTATTTCAATTCTTCGACTCAAACCCCATCTTTTTGAATAGAATCGGCTTGGGTCTAAGTCTTTCGTATTCGACTTATGAATTTCCGTTAGGTCTCGGCTATCGATACTCGAACAAGGAATGGCTTTTTGAAACTTCGTTGTCCGGTATTTTCTGGACGGGGCACTTTCGAGACTTCCATTATCAGAGGTCCCTTAACTTTATTGGAGATCTTTCCGGTTTCGGAATCGATTTCAACTTAGGAGTGGGGAAAATTTTTGGGAACTATCTAGCGTTCCTAAAACTCAATGAACACAGACTTTTTGGGGACGGCCATTTTTCGACAAAAGGTGGACTAAATAACAACGACATTCTCTCTCAATATTTCGGTCATTATAAAAATTATATGAATCTAAAAGAATGGAACGTAGAATTATCCCTAACTGGATTTTTATATTAG
- a CDS encoding ParA family protein: MSSKTLTTRQILEEFEIFSEEEFLSKVKEWKIPASGKGKFDREVIEKYFQKNDKHVYDSAIIAVSNQKGGEGKTTVSVCLAEALSKSAPVLLVDWDAQANITQLFFGSVERSVFHSLGYRGEEPIPAKDLLVQLAPGLDLLPSSIHLANFTTPYERDDFELLKDALKPVRSAYKYIIIDCPPSLGLILENALIAADHVLVPIQTRAFSVQGLKDLHSTILKIKKKANPSLNLLGAVLNQYEDARALAGLADAIRKYFEVFNTVVYRRESIPQAQAKKKLLGEYDSKVMQMFSSLADELMERISNG, translated from the coding sequence ATGAGTTCTAAAACTCTAACAACCCGGCAGATTTTAGAGGAGTTTGAAATTTTCTCTGAGGAAGAATTTTTGTCTAAGGTAAAGGAATGGAAGATTCCGGCTTCGGGGAAAGGGAAATTTGATCGTGAAGTAATAGAAAAATATTTTCAAAAAAACGATAAACACGTTTACGATTCCGCGATTATCGCAGTTTCCAACCAAAAAGGTGGAGAAGGTAAAACCACCGTTTCCGTTTGTTTGGCTGAGGCTCTTTCCAAATCGGCCCCTGTGCTTCTTGTGGATTGGGATGCACAAGCGAACATTACTCAACTGTTTTTCGGTTCTGTGGAAAGATCGGTTTTTCATTCCTTGGGTTACAGGGGTGAAGAGCCTATACCTGCAAAAGATCTATTGGTTCAACTCGCGCCGGGTTTGGATCTTTTGCCTTCTTCCATTCATCTCGCGAATTTTACGACTCCGTATGAAAGGGACGACTTCGAACTTTTAAAAGATGCGCTCAAGCCGGTTCGTTCCGCATATAAGTATATCATCATAGATTGTCCTCCGTCTCTCGGGTTAATTTTAGAGAATGCGCTGATCGCGGCCGATCACGTTCTGGTCCCGATTCAGACTCGCGCTTTTAGTGTTCAAGGTTTGAAGGATCTTCACTCCACGATTCTAAAAATAAAAAAGAAGGCGAATCCGTCTCTCAATCTTTTGGGGGCCGTTCTTAATCAATACGAAGACGCCCGCGCGTTAGCAGGGCTAGCGGATGCAATCCGAAAATATTTCGAAGTTTTCAATACCGTTGTCTATAGAAGAGAGTCGATTCCTCAGGCTCAGGCCAAGAAAAAACTTTTAGGGGAATACGATAGCAAGGTTATGCAGATGTTTTCTTCTTTGGCGGATGAATTGATGGAGAGGATTTCAAATGGCTAA
- a CDS encoding ParB/RepB/Spo0J family partition protein, with protein MAKRSDFAGMDLLTAFGEKESSRAEIQVSDIVPNPSQPRVFGKEEVSDLVESMKRLGLIEPIVVKKQGKKYQIVAGERRYQAAKTLKWNTIAAIETSASEDRCFEMALAENEKRKSLNPWEVGRAIQFLRKEKRKTAEEVSKVLGFTERYVKQLSSIARLDQKSVQDLIRSGKDPSVKNLEALLKQKEGRGGEMISSRKSAPMKMTIQLVGLTLQQREKFLRELSSLKKKYGIKD; from the coding sequence ATGGCTAAACGCTCGGATTTTGCAGGTATGGATCTTCTTACCGCGTTCGGAGAAAAAGAATCCTCGAGGGCGGAGATACAGGTTTCGGATATAGTTCCGAATCCATCCCAGCCGCGCGTGTTCGGAAAAGAGGAAGTTTCCGATCTCGTAGAATCTATGAAACGTTTAGGTTTGATCGAACCTATCGTGGTTAAAAAGCAGGGAAAAAAATATCAGATTGTGGCCGGAGAAAGAAGGTATCAAGCGGCCAAGACTCTCAAGTGGAATACGATTGCCGCGATCGAAACTTCCGCATCGGAAGATAGATGTTTTGAAATGGCGCTTGCCGAAAACGAAAAACGTAAAAGCCTGAACCCTTGGGAAGTCGGGCGCGCGATTCAGTTTTTAAGAAAGGAAAAAAGAAAAACCGCCGAAGAGGTTTCCAAGGTTTTGGGTTTTACTGAAAGATATGTGAAGCAGTTGAGTTCGATTGCGAGGCTTGACCAAAAATCGGTGCAGGATTTGATTCGATCTGGGAAGGATCCTTCCGTAAAAAACTTGGAAGCACTTTTAAAACAAAAAGAAGGCAGGGGGGGTGAAATGATTTCATCCCGAAAATCGGCTCCAATGAAAATGACCATTCAGTTAGTAGGACTTACCCTCCAACAGAGAGAAAAATTTCTAAGGGAACTTTCTTCTCTGAAAAAGAAATATGGAATTAAAGACTGA
- a CDS encoding NADPH-dependent FMN reductase produces MKLVIIAGPHRKVSQSAKVANWMGSRLEAFGHQVWILDLGKHKLPIWDDTFWDGGDDWDRIWRPIESELKSADAFIFVTPEYSGMASPGLKNFLLYCNSTLLGHKPVLIGAVSAGRGGAYPIAELRMSSYKNTKLCYIPEHIIVRDVEHVLNGPESASKEDSYIRDRIDFALKILVSYGEALKTVRDSGVTVKKEFLNGM; encoded by the coding sequence ATGAAACTCGTTATTATAGCAGGTCCACATCGTAAAGTTTCTCAGTCGGCCAAGGTCGCAAATTGGATGGGAAGTCGTCTTGAGGCGTTTGGCCACCAGGTTTGGATTCTCGATCTCGGTAAACATAAACTTCCGATATGGGACGATACTTTTTGGGATGGGGGAGATGATTGGGATCGGATTTGGAGACCGATCGAATCCGAACTTAAAAGTGCCGACGCTTTTATTTTTGTAACGCCGGAATATTCCGGAATGGCTTCTCCTGGATTGAAGAATTTTCTTCTTTATTGTAATTCGACTTTACTCGGTCATAAGCCAGTTTTAATCGGCGCCGTTTCCGCGGGCAGAGGTGGTGCGTATCCGATCGCCGAACTTAGAATGAGCAGTTATAAGAACACAAAACTCTGTTATATCCCGGAGCATATCATCGTTCGGGACGTCGAACACGTTCTTAACGGTCCTGAGTCCGCTAGTAAGGAGGATTCTTATATCCGAGATCGGATCGACTTTGCCCTTAAGATCCTCGTGAGCTACGGAGAGGCTTTAAAAACCGTGCGTGATTCCGGTGTGACGGTTAAAAAAGAATTTTTAAACGGAATGTGA
- a CDS encoding acyltransferase, whose translation MISNLSLIIDIFGLCILILVCILSDTPSQILLSSPKKETSGTRSKSVDFIRGLAITGIVFIHVNSYYQYFGPRENASALTLALSNLFRFGVPAFILSSGIFLKFTNWTDYWRPKIFSLLIPYLGVSFLAACIKLQTLPSITEYLNGILLGSWCAPYYFVPLLVSFYLMFPFFKRILLKSNSKKVTLIFFFSALILNFLSNHIFRYFENPFVKLIEPILPTGFLFFFIFGLLAEQWLKEPKSFLQLAEETKSSLFPYSFKRILLYGIFLYLVVLGIVGYLWKFDSSNHLIFYPLAMFLCLFLWAEDAQEQKRHKRFISVFAFVGENSMGIFLLHPILIHWMHAWNPFHWGANFAWPLILIVGFINIAIPLLVWSFVSKLISCIYKRIRF comes from the coding sequence ATGATTTCAAATCTTTCATTAATAATAGATATATTCGGACTTTGTATACTAATTCTAGTCTGCATCCTTTCCGACACACCTTCTCAAATCCTTCTTTCTTCTCCCAAAAAAGAGACTTCAGGAACCAGAAGCAAATCTGTAGATTTCATTCGAGGACTCGCGATCACCGGAATCGTTTTCATTCACGTAAATTCGTATTATCAGTATTTTGGTCCGAGAGAAAACGCTTCCGCATTAACGCTGGCTCTTTCGAATTTATTCCGATTCGGAGTTCCGGCTTTCATTCTTTCTTCCGGAATTTTTTTAAAGTTTACGAACTGGACAGATTATTGGAGACCTAAGATCTTTTCCCTTTTGATTCCATACTTGGGTGTCAGTTTTTTAGCCGCTTGCATAAAACTACAAACTCTTCCCAGTATAACCGAATATTTAAACGGAATTCTTCTCGGATCCTGGTGCGCTCCCTATTACTTCGTTCCTCTCTTAGTTTCCTTCTATCTGATGTTTCCTTTCTTTAAACGAATTCTACTTAAGTCCAACTCCAAAAAGGTAACCTTAATCTTTTTTTTCTCGGCTCTTATCTTAAATTTTTTATCGAACCATATTTTCCGTTATTTCGAAAATCCCTTCGTAAAATTGATCGAGCCCATCCTACCAACGGGATTCCTCTTTTTCTTCATCTTCGGGTTGTTAGCCGAACAATGGCTCAAAGAACCGAAAAGTTTTTTGCAACTTGCCGAAGAAACTAAATCTTCTCTTTTCCCCTACTCTTTCAAAAGAATCCTCTTATATGGAATTTTTCTGTATTTAGTCGTCTTAGGTATCGTAGGATACCTCTGGAAATTCGACTCTTCCAACCACCTAATCTTTTATCCGCTCGCGATGTTTCTTTGCCTTTTTCTTTGGGCAGAAGATGCTCAGGAACAAAAGAGACATAAACGATTTATTTCCGTTTTTGCTTTTGTCGGAGAAAACAGCATGGGAATTTTTTTACTCCATCCAATCCTCATTCATTGGATGCACGCCTGGAACCCTTTTCATTGGGGGGCAAATTTCGCCTGGCCTCTTATCTTAATTGTCGGATTTATTAATATCGCGATCCCCCTTTTAGTTTGGTCATTTGTATCGAAATTGATAAGTTGTATCTATAAACGCATTCGATTCTAA
- a CDS encoding Crp/Fnr family transcriptional regulator, translating to MNTMEIPAGGIVFKEGEMNNAMYVILSGSVEVFFTRKNIVQRLAVMEKGDFFGEMALFRAKPRTATAKAILDCQLAVIESKQQLEKFLIKNPDFSAKMVRILADRLANTDKLLGSTLEEFCK from the coding sequence ATGAATACAATGGAGATCCCTGCCGGCGGAATCGTTTTTAAAGAAGGTGAGATGAATAACGCGATGTATGTAATTCTTTCCGGTTCTGTAGAAGTTTTTTTTACACGAAAAAATATCGTTCAGCGTCTTGCCGTGATGGAGAAAGGAGATTTTTTTGGAGAAATGGCGTTGTTTCGTGCAAAGCCGAGGACTGCGACTGCAAAAGCGATTTTGGATTGTCAGCTCGCAGTCATTGAGAGTAAACAACAGCTTGAAAAGTTCTTAATCAAAAATCCGGATTTTTCCGCCAAAATGGTTCGAATTCTTGCTGATCGTTTGGCAAACACAGATAAACTTCTCGGCTCAACATTGGAAGAATTTTGTAAGTAA
- a CDS encoding SDR family oxidoreductase produces MKNVLITGASSGIGKELARLYAEAGANVALTARRKDSLKKITDELKSSGVKGKILFASLDVSDTDQNFKVIPKLVKELGGLDLIVLNAGISTTASFGGRSFEADRAVIETNLIGAMAGVEAALPIFQKQKSGQIAAISSVASFRGLPGSASYSSSKAGLSTYMEALRGEVKRYGVSVTVIHPGFIDTPINNQMKSRPFVISVERGARKIYKRIENKVLSATVPWFPWVFLGYLMKRIPEFLWLKIGLK; encoded by the coding sequence ATGAAAAATGTGCTTATCACTGGTGCAAGTTCGGGTATTGGAAAAGAATTAGCGAGGCTTTATGCGGAGGCGGGAGCCAACGTAGCGTTGACCGCAAGAAGAAAGGATTCTCTTAAAAAAATCACCGACGAGCTGAAATCTTCCGGTGTAAAAGGTAAGATTTTATTTGCTTCTTTAGACGTTTCCGACACAGACCAGAATTTTAAAGTTATTCCCAAGTTGGTAAAGGAGCTTGGAGGTTTGGATTTGATCGTCTTAAATGCTGGTATCTCAACCACTGCTTCGTTTGGAGGCAGAAGTTTTGAAGCCGATCGTGCGGTGATTGAAACCAACTTGATCGGAGCGATGGCGGGTGTGGAAGCGGCTTTGCCTATTTTTCAAAAACAAAAATCGGGACAAATCGCTGCGATCTCTTCCGTAGCTTCTTTTAGAGGTCTTCCCGGTTCTGCAAGTTATTCTTCCTCGAAAGCGGGACTTTCCACTTATATGGAGGCTCTTCGAGGAGAGGTGAAACGATATGGAGTTTCGGTAACGGTGATTCATCCCGGATTTATAGATACTCCGATCAACAATCAAATGAAATCTCGTCCGTTTGTAATTTCGGTGGAAAGAGGTGCTCGGAAAATATATAAAAGAATTGAAAACAAAGTTTTATCGGCTACAGTTCCTTGGTTCCCATGGGTTTTCCTTGGCTATTTAATGAAACGAATTCCCGAGTTTTTATGGTTGAAGATCGGTCTGAAATAG